A window of Branchiostoma floridae strain S238N-H82 unplaced genomic scaffold, Bfl_VNyyK Sc7u5tJ_321, whole genome shotgun sequence contains these coding sequences:
- the LOC118408673 gene encoding uncharacterized protein LOC118408673, whose amino-acid sequence MSRYFQFCKDANSAQVDSLRYVMPVRRNQSQLILATRKVTATRACLSGPDLSLIDPANMAPIPPSYQPGSMARADRDLHGRFHCSLCMVYWNATTRSENYSQEATPPSTEDGMQYAAILNCWPVPCLQADTGVEETCS is encoded by the exons ATGTCGCGCTATTTCCAGTTTTGCAAGGATGCAAACTCCGCTCAAGTTGACTCGCTGCGCTATGTTATGCCTGTTAGGAGAAACCAGTCACAGTTGATTTTAGCCACCCGAAAAGTGACAGCGACCAGAGCGTGCTTGTCTGGCCCGGACTTGTCCCTGATCGATCCTGCCAATATGGCGCCAATTCCCCCAAGTTATCAGCCGGGCAGCATGGCACGGGCCGACAGAGACCTACATGGACGCTTTCACTGCTCCCTCTGCATGGTGTACTGGAACGCTACCACACG ATCAGAAAATTATAGCCAGGAGGCGACTCCTCCCTCGACTGAAGACGGTATGCAGTATGCAGCCATATTAAACTGCTGGCCTGTGCcatgtctccaagcagatactggAGTGGAAGAAACATGTTCCTGA